The nucleotide sequence GTGATTAAAAATGTCGTTCAACTTGCAAGGTTTTCTCATATCATTGGACTTCCAGTCATAATCACTCAACAGGAAAAGCTTGGTTTCACCATTGCTGAGGTCAAAAAAGAACTCCCAGACGTACGCCCGATTAATAAGGTCCATTTTAACTGTTTCTTTTGCAAGGACTTTAAAGACCAGATAGGTTCAATCGGCAAAAAGACCTTGATACTCGCAGGGGTTGAAGCCCATATCTGTGTGGCACAAACAGCGTTATATGCATTGCCCTATTTTAACGTCCATGTGGTGGGTGATGCGACCTCTTCACGGACAGTTGAAAACCGGGACGCTGCCCTTGAAAGGATGCGGCAGTTTGGTGTTACCATTACCTCTTCTGAAATGTTAATATACGAGCTATTGCAGAAGGCAGGGACAGAGGAATTTAAAGCCGTCCTCCAATTAGTAAAATAGCAGCCAGAGTATGGAGAAAATCCCTTCTTTGGCAAAAATGTTTCTGTCGTTTTTGAGACTGGGCGTGGGAGCTTTTGGCGGGCCTGCGATGGTTGTGTACATAAAGGAACTATTTATAAAACATAATAAGTGGTTGGACGAAGAAACCTTTAAAGATGGTGTTGGTTTATGTCAGTCAATACCAGGGTCAACTGCCATGCAGATGGCCGCTTATGTGGGGCTAAAGACCAGAGGACTCCCGGGTGCAATTCTATCATATATAGGTTTTGGGTTGCCTGCATTTTCCCTGATGCTGATATTTTCGTCACTATATTTAAGCTTCCACAACCTCCGGTACGTCTTGTCTCTATTTTCCGGCCTTCAGGTGATTGTCATTGCTATTATTGTAAACGCGACCCATTTATTTGGTAGGGAGGTGCTTAAAGATTACAGGGACCTCTTTATAACCATAACATCTGCGGTGCTTCTTTTTATGGGGGTGAGTCCTTTTCTGGTCATCGCAGGGGCTGCCCTCACAGGAATTGTGGTATTTAGAAACATTCAGAGGGCTGAATACAGATGCACAAGAACAGTTGGTTCGTTTCACGTGAAACAGATTGTAATCCTCCTCATCATTCTTGCAACGAGCCTTTTTGCCCTTTATTCTGTGGACAAAGGCCTCTTTAAACTTGCCGCAGTGATGATGAAAATAAATTTGTTTGCCTTCGGCGGCGGCTTTGCATCCCTGCCTCTAATGTTGCATGAGTTTGTAAACACAAGGGGAGGGCTGGATAATAAGATTTTTATGGACGGGATAGCCCTTGGTCAGGTCACACCAGGCCCAATCATCATCACGGCAACCTTTGTCGGTTTCTGGTTGCGCGGGCTGGTGGGCGTAATAGTTACAACCATAGCCATATTTACACCTTCCTTCTTTGTCCTTCTCGCTATCACACCATTCTTTGACAGATTAAAGGCTTCTGTATATTTCCACAGGGCAATGAGGGGGATACTCGTTACCTTTGTAGGCCTTCTCCTCTATGTTGCCATCAAGTTTGCACTGACTGTTCCTTGGGATGCAATAAGGATTATAATTGGATTTGCGGCTTTAATTTTGCTTTTGAGGAAAGTGGATATTCTTTATGTTGTACTGATAGGTGCGTTCATTTCCCTACTGATAATATAAGATAGGCTATTACTTTTTAAGATATACAAGGTCAGTGGCTGAAAAATTACTACCCTTTTTAGCCTTTGCCCAGCATGCATCAACCCCGAAAAGCTCGAAGACCTCGAGTTCGCCTTTGTAATTTCCCTTAATCTTACCCAGGGGTGTCTTTGTTTTTGAATCTACCACCTGCTCCCCAGGTGAGTATACCTCAAGGATACCTCCCTTCTCCAGCCCTGACAATCTTCCTGCATTTATATAGATCTTGCCTTCTTCAATAGATGCAATTCTTGCATGCCAATCTAAAGAGAGTATAGACCTTAAAAGGTCCTCTGCTATAATCTCTATTGACAGGTCTATGGCTTTAATCTTTGCCTTTTCAGAACTCATGTCGCCCTTTTCCCTTGTAAGTGACACAGGGTTTCTCCCTGAGAATTGTTTTAGAATGGTTCCGGTTTCTGTGTTATAAACTTCAATTGCCATCTTGGATATAGCAAATGAGGTCTCCCTATCGTCTTTGCCTTCTATCTTTGACGTACTCGTGTAAATATCAGAAAGGGTCCCCTTTAATACCGCATGTACACCATAAAGCTCATTTAACGCCTTCATATTTGCTGGCCCTGTAAGCGTGTCCTTGATATTAAT is from Pseudomonadota bacterium and encodes:
- a CDS encoding isochorismatase family protein; this translates as VIKNVVQLARFSHIIGLPVIITQQEKLGFTIAEVKKELPDVRPINKVHFNCFFCKDFKDQIGSIGKKTLILAGVEAHICVAQTALYALPYFNVHVVGDATSSRTVENRDAALERMRQFGVTITSSEMLIYELLQKAGTEEFKAVLQLVK
- the chrA gene encoding chromate efflux transporter → MEKIPSLAKMFLSFLRLGVGAFGGPAMVVYIKELFIKHNKWLDEETFKDGVGLCQSIPGSTAMQMAAYVGLKTRGLPGAILSYIGFGLPAFSLMLIFSSLYLSFHNLRYVLSLFSGLQVIVIAIIVNATHLFGREVLKDYRDLFITITSAVLLFMGVSPFLVIAGAALTGIVVFRNIQRAEYRCTRTVGSFHVKQIVILLIILATSLFALYSVDKGLFKLAAVMMKINLFAFGGGFASLPLMLHEFVNTRGGLDNKIFMDGIALGQVTPGPIIITATFVGFWLRGLVGVIVTTIAIFTPSFFVLLAITPFFDRLKASVYFHRAMRGILVTFVGLLLYVAIKFALTVPWDAIRIIIGFAALILLLRKVDILYVVLIGAFISLLII